GTCACTTCTACAGCACAGTGGATGAAGCCTGCTCGGTATTTGGTCCTCCCGTCGCCACCAACAGCCCTCCCATTGCCCAGCAACCGTCCCCCTCCCCCAATCCTGCAGCCCACTCCCTCGTGGCGGTGGAGAGTCTGCACGTGCCTCACCGTCATCTCGAGAATATCAGCCTTCTCCAGCTTACTGTAGCGCGACGGCTGGGGAAAGACGGCGCTGATTAACACCAAGGAATTAACAATACATCAGATATTTGTGAATCTGAAATTGAACTCTGGTATTCTGTCACGCCAATTTTCTCTCTAGCCTTTagtttttttgtattcatttgtttatttatctatatttcaaGTCAGTGGATGCTACTCACAtctttcttcatcccttccAGCACTAGCGACTTGAGGTCATTCAGGCACCGGTTGATCCTCTGGCGCCTCTTCTTTTCCATGAGAGGTTTATTGCTCTGcgagatagaaaataagaaatgcatAAAAGATCACGTAAATTATAAGACATAAGTATATGACAAGGCTATCATTGGTGTGTCTGTTTGACCTGGTGGCACTTGACACTCGCTTTTATATGTCAACCGCTCCTTGGGGTCAGTTATGAAAGGTAGGGAAGGTATGCCCTCGGTGTCTCTTACCTTCCTGGAGTCAATCTTGGCCAGAATGTCCTCCTGGGTCTCGGCGTTGCAAGGCGGAGAGTCCATCGCGGTACACATCGTAAAAAAGTCTGACCACAACCACTTTCGTTCAGCTGTAACTCATTGGATTAttctaagtttctgaagccataAGCACTAAAATTCAGACACTTTTCATGTGTGATTTTAATGATATTGTGTACTGTCAGTCAAGAAATCCTTATTACTGTCCGGCCGCACCGCTCCACTACTCTACCTTGCACCGCTCACTACAATCAGCGCCGATATAGTGTGCGTGGCTCCGACTGGCTCGTCTGAATCACTCGACACTCTCCCTTCAACCACGAGCTGCAGTTGCCGGCGTCTTCACCGATAGAGTAGCAGGTGGGGAAACATAAGCAAAAACATCGCTTATTGCCGTCAGTTCCAATGCTCAAGTACACGAATATAGCAGATACGGTTTATTAAGTTCTCGTTGATTGATTTGAGTTGCCTGGAAATGGTTACAAACACCACCAAGACGTATACCTGTGACTCCTTCCTTCAGCTTCTTAGCCAATCATCTTCCAGTGTAAGATTCCCACGCATGACGTCACACAAGGTCAGCACTCACGACTTCCCATCATTTCATTTGGGCCATCAGTGCAGTCTTATACACACCTTCCCaccttccatcctccctcccgCTTACTACCTGCCGGCGTCCACAGTCTGTTACTATCTCTTGCAGGCCTGGTGGCTTCTTGTGGCTTCCCATATCTTCCTatgcattattttctcttatcagtTAGAAAAGAAAGTCCTTACATACTCAGACAAGACGCCAGGTCATATTGTGGGAATAAAAATGCAATGTAGATAGAAAAGTTTATAAATTCAACAAAATACTACATCTTTTTAGTACAATTTAATAACATAATACATCTTGTCCATTACCTAATGGAAGCATACAGCTGGCCTTCCACAAATGAATGGGTGAAACATAATAGAAGTCATTCAGAAACATTCAAGGCATCCTATCACTCATCCTATCTACTTAGCTATCATTTACCAGGCTGAGATCACCTTCAAGGCAGGCAGCCATAACAAGAAGTACCTACACCAGATCTCAAGGGAACAATGATAATACTATAGGGTCCtcagtcctctctctccttcctttccagcTCTCTTTTGAGATGTGTGAGGAACATGATAGATATATCCTTCCAGTCCGACATCAATCTCTGCACAACTTACAACTAAAGGAGTCTAAGTTACACAATTCCAAGCAAATTTTAACAATCctcaaattattttttacaCTAAATCAGTTTTCATATCTGTGTAAATGATTTATTAGTCACAGTGctgtggaaagagagaagggtaaCACAAGTACCTAATAATAATGCCAGGACAGAACAATCATTATAGATTATGGATTTGCACACTTGAGCCAGTCATAGTGAAGGATGAATGACTGatggaaatatataaatttaAATACTTTCATTATGAGGAAATACTCCACACTAACATGCTGTCACTCTGAGATTCAAGAGACAAGCAAAACCAGAGCAATCAGAGGCTCAGGATCAGAGCTCCAGGTGTCTTTGTGCAATCCTCATTTCCAAATCTTCATGGAGCTTTTCAATTTTGCGTTGCTGCTGAGCAATTCTCTCCTGCATGATACGCTGGCCCTCACTTGTCTCCAGCTTCTCTATATCATCCCCTGACCTCTCTTGCAGGAGATCTATCTGGCTGCTCATGTGCCTCACCTTCAGAAGACGGTGTTCATAGTGCTTCAGCTCCGTCTGAAAGGCAACCACaagggtgataatgataatgacaccaACAGTGGTACTAAGGTCATCTCTCTAGGCAGTAAACAGATAGGTCTTGAATGGCAAGAGCAAGGATTATGTATCTCACTTGACAGTAAAGTCCTGGGACAGAATTATGAGCAGTGAAAAATTTGCCTGACTTTTAAAACTCTACCATGTGGTAAATACTAACATGCAGAGATTCCAGTTCTTCCTTAGTGAAGTCTCCCTTAATGGCCATGTTCCACAGACTGCTCACTTTGGGCTCTAGGAACTCCTTGCCGTTTGGCCCACTAATTGTCAGCTTTTGTAGGCGGTCCATGTTGGTCTTCAGGTCATGGTGCTTCTCCCTGCAGTGGCAAGCACATTCATTACTAACAATATAAACACCAAGGTCTATCTATGACTGAAGGGTTTAGACAGTGAATAGGCATATGTCAGAGGAGGAGACCTTTGAAAGATTTAGACATTAGAGGAACATGTCAAAGgatattaaagagaaagagaaaatgggtcAATAAAAGTCTTGGAATAGCAAAAtgaaggagataggaaaagaaaatgaaaaaagaatagaagagttTGGTTAGAAGTCTTTGTGCACCACAATCACTTCACAAGTAATCATTTCAGCTGTTTGTTTCCTTTAGCTTAGTCTTACAGTCAATATGTAATCATTGAGTAGAAAGCAATACAATATATACTCAACACACAACAGTTGTATAGAGAGTTAATATTACTTGATGGGACTGGAAGGGTGTGGTTGATTCTTACATCCAACAAGCAATCATTGTGTGACAACGCAatacaacataataataatattacttgaTGGCATTGGCAGGGTGTGACTGACTCTTATCCGATGCCTCTAAATCTTGCAGTGTATCAAACTTGTTGATGTGATTCCCCATTTCATctgaaaaacacaacaaattaaTGTGACTAAACAGTGTAACTATGCGAATGAGTAATATATacagagaagtagagagagccacacacacacacacacacacacacacacacacaaggcagggCAGACTCACTGTGGTCATCCTGCTGTTTCTGGGCAGCTTCTCGTACCAATGCATAATACTCATCCACTTTATCCTGGTGGTGCTGAAACTCCTCCTTCAGTGCCTTCAGTTCCATCTCTGAGGGAATAAATCATTATTAACTACAGAACTTCAACTAAGGACCTTCCATCAGTCACAATTTCTATACTACTACTCTTCAATCTCACATTTGTTGAAGCCACCCGAGCTGTCACCTGTGAATCCTGATGCCTCTGCTTTAAGCCACAGCTTGTTGAGTTTCTTGTCCTTGAAGATTGCCTTAAGAATGTCCTGCTCCTTCACTTCATTCTGGTACACCTCATTGCCTATCCCCGGTCGGTTGTCCTCACGAAGATCAGCATTAAGGGAAAACTTCTCCATTATATCTGAAGTAGATAAGGATGACAATGGTAAATTTACAGAATGAAGTGCACTAATTAACTAACTGTACTTTTAAATCTCTGCTGGTGAACTTTCAGACACCCTAAACAGACACAATAGGAGTGAGTACAGCAGGTTACTCAACATTAACAGACTACACAGTTGGTATAGATGCAATATATCCCAACAGGTAAGGTTATATAAACATTATGTAGGCCAGCTTCATATCATAACTTACTTTTCAATTTCATCCGCAGATCAGCCTCCTTGAGTCCATCCTTGTCCAACCCATCAGCCTTGAGTTTCTTAAGAGTAAGTTCCTCTTTATCTTGTACCTTCAGCTCAGACAGTAGCCTCTTCAGTTTGGGTTCAGTCAAACGCTGTAACATGTCAGATTAATTTATTTGAATTTGGAAAAGCCACAATATCATGGTCATCTCGTCCAAAGCAAC
The Portunus trituberculatus isolate SZX2019 chromosome 39, ASM1759143v1, whole genome shotgun sequence DNA segment above includes these coding regions:
- the LOC123515538 gene encoding alpha-2-macroglobulin receptor-associated protein-like, whose protein sequence is MAGLRVILLVFVAATSVLAFENKYTEKANTKTKLELEESPFRMGKLNLLWQKALRRLTEPKLKRLLSELKVQDKEELTLKKLKADGLDKDGLKEADLRMKLKNIMEKFSLNADLREDNRPGIGNEVYQNEVKEQDILKAIFKDKKLNKLWLKAEASGFTEMELKALKEEFQHHQDKVDEYYALVREAAQKQQDDHNEMGNHINKFDTLQDLEASDKSQSHPANAIKEKHHDLKTNMDRLQKLTISGPNGKEFLEPKVSSLWNMAIKGDFTKEELESLHTELKHYEHRLLKVRHMSSQIDLLQERSGDDIEKLETSEGQRIMQERIAQQQRKIEKLHEDLEMRIAQRHLEL